The following are encoded together in the Coffea arabica cultivar ET-39 chromosome 1c, Coffea Arabica ET-39 HiFi, whole genome shotgun sequence genome:
- the LOC113727293 gene encoding protein NUCLEAR FUSION DEFECTIVE 4-like translates to MGGAKMSNSNCTGHRGGHGAIPFAVHVVRGRWFSLFASFLIMAGAGATYLFGTYSKEIKSSLGYDQTTLNLLGFFKDFGANVGVLSGLIDEVVPTWLVLLIGAGMNFAGYFMIWLAVTGRIAKPKVWMMCIYICVGANSQNFANTGALVTSVKNFPESRGIMIGLLKGFTGLSGAILTQVYLAVYGNDSKSLILLIAWLPAALSVVFVYTIREMKVVRQPNQLSIFYYFLFVSIALALFLMVMTILQKAVAFSQAAYAGSATVACALLFFPLLIAIKQEWLIWKQRNRPDISSPTVSIEIPLEIEPKQTSAAQSSSKKIDENQTALWYQNIFKKPKRGDDYTILQALSSTDMLVLFLATFCGLGSSLTAVDNLGQIGESLGYPTKTIKSFVSLLSIWNFFGRIFSGFVSETLLVKYKFPRTLMMTFALLLACTGYLLIAFPFNGSVYIASIIIGFSFGAQLPLIFTIISELFGLKHYATLFNCGQLASPLGSYILNVKVTGPLYDREALKDLARRGMTRSSVKDLTCIGTQCYRLPFIVLASITLFGALASLILVARTREFYRSDIYKKFRDAAEADDDPDMTLPTSKTATSK, encoded by the coding sequence ATGGGGGGAGCAAAAATGAGCAATAGTAATTGCACCGGCCACCGTGGAGGCCATGGGGCTATCCCCTTTGCCGTTCATGTTGTTCGAGGACGATGGTTCTCACTTTTTGCCTCCTTTTTGATCATGGCTGGAGCTGGTGCAACTTATCTTTTTGGAACTTACTCTAAAGAGATAAAGTCTTCTCTTGGATATGATCAAACTACACTCAATCTTCTAGGCTTCTTTAAGGACTTTGGTGCAAATGTTGGAGTTTTATCGGGCCTTATTGATGAGGTAGTTCCAACATGGCTTGTGCTCTTGATTGGTGCAGGCATGAATTTTGCTGGCTACTTCATGATATGGTTAGCTGTCACCGGGAGAATTGCCAAGCCAAAAGTTTGGATGATGTGCATCTATATATGTGTGGGAGCCAACTCTCAAAATTTTGCCAATACAGGTGCTCTTGTTACTTCTGTTAAAAATTTCCCCGAGAGCAGGGGAATCATGATTGGCCTATTGAAAGGTTTCACTGGACTCAGTGGAGCTATCTTGACACAAGTATACTTGGCTGTGTATGGGAATGATTCCAAGTCTCTTATTCTTCTTATTGCTTGGCTTCCAGCTGCTTTGTCGGTGGTTTTCGTGTACACGATTCGCGAAATGAAGGTTGTTAGGCAGCCAAATCAGTTGAGCATTTTTTACTACTTCCTATTCGTGTCAATTGCGCTTGCATTGTTTCTTATGGTTATGACCATACTTCAAAAAGCAGTAGCTTTCTCACAAGCAGCTTATGCTGGAAGTGCAACTGTGGCTTGTGCTTTGCTCTTTTTTCCTTTACTGATTGCCATTAAACAAGAGTGGCTAATCTGGAAGCAAAGAAACCGTCCTGATATTTCTAGTCCTACAGTATCTATCGAGATACCGTTAGAAATTGAGCCAAAGCAGACATCAGCAGCTCAATCTTCAAGCAAAAAGATTGATGAGAATCAGACAGCACTTTGGTACCAGAACATCTTTAAGAAGCCAAAGAGAGGAGATGATTACACTATCCTACAAGCACTTTCGAGCACTGATATGCTCGTTCTGTTTCTTGCAACATTCTGTGGACTGGGATCAAGCTTAACTGCAGTGGATAACTTGGGACAGATAGGAGAATCATTAGGATATCCCACAAAAACCATAAAGTCCTTCGTTTCACTTCTCAGCATATGGAACTTCTTTGGAAGAATCTTTTCTGGTTTCGTCTCCGAAACTCTTCTTGTCAAGTACAAATTTCCAAGAACTCTAATGATGACATTTGCCCTACTCTTGGCTTGCACTGGCTATCTCCTTATTGCCTTTCCTTTCAATGGCTCGGTTTATATAGCATCCATCATAATTGGATTCTCATTTGGTGCACAACTGCCACTGATTTTTACCATCATTTCCGAGCTTTTTGGCCTGAAACATTACGCGACGTTGTTCAATTGCGGACAGTTGGCTAGCCCTCTTGGCTCATATATCCTAAATGTTAAGGTCACCGGACCTCTTTATGATAGGGAGGCATTGAAAGACCTTGCTAGGAGGGGAATGACTAGGTCATCCGTGAAGGATCTGACATGCATTGGAACTCAATGTTATAGGTTGCCTTTTATCGTATTGGCTAGCATTACTCTGTTTGGAGCTCTTGCTTCATTGATTTTGGTTGCTAGAACTAGAGAATTCTACAGAAGTGATATTTATAAAAAGTTCAGAGATGCAGCAGAGGCAGATGATGATCCAGATATGACATTGCCAACATCCAAAACGGCCACTTCAAAGTAA